A single Clostridium sp. AN503 DNA region contains:
- a CDS encoding diguanylate cyclase, with amino-acid sequence MKKAVTVRLCIVIVVSMIATAVLSYYLQIKSAREVMFSNAELRINQVKEILENNDAGIEKLRGNLQDDYFIRAKAAAYIVQNQPEVVGDLEETRKIAALLRVDELHFFDTEGRLFAGTEPKYFDYTFHSGEQMQFFLPMLEDTSLQLCQEVTPNTAESKLMQYIAVWREDHKAIVQIGMEPVRLLEAMKKNELSHIFSLMTTEEGITIFALDMETGTIAGATDNAILGMSAGDLGLDLKSPRLQDGKQSTEIVLRGEKNYCVTEAMNHILIGVSGTYDKLYQNVPANMGLIIFSLSFLSLIVIFLILRMLDKLMIQGIYGIIGGTKRIASGDLDYRVEIEHTPEFAMLSSNLNHMVESLLETTGKLSLVFESVDIPVAVYEYNQDMRRVMATSKAGEILNMGPEELKIVLADRERFSAKIEEICGRAYAPERDVYLIGNEEKPDRYVKIKSYEEEHRTLGILVDVTAEILEKQKIEWERDVDLLTRLFTRRALFSRLDALLQEPEEMKTAALLMTDLDNLKYVNDHWGHAFGDRLLKTVARLLMDCEAPNKLAARLSGDEFVLVIYGADSQAEIEGYLKDLQKRIQKAELVTPDGEHIRVSLSGGYLFYPEYTGSSRELLKMADTAMYQVKKTTKGEFSRYREADGN; translated from the coding sequence ATGAAAAAAGCCGTTACGGTCCGATTGTGCATTGTCATTGTGGTCAGTATGATAGCTACGGCTGTTTTGAGTTATTATCTCCAGATAAAATCCGCAAGAGAGGTCATGTTTTCCAATGCAGAGCTCAGGATCAACCAGGTGAAGGAGATCCTTGAGAACAACGACGCAGGGATAGAAAAACTGAGAGGGAACCTGCAGGATGATTATTTCATCCGGGCGAAGGCGGCGGCTTATATTGTACAGAACCAGCCCGAGGTCGTGGGGGATCTGGAGGAGACCAGGAAGATCGCCGCTCTGCTGAGAGTGGATGAACTTCATTTTTTTGATACGGAAGGCAGGCTGTTTGCCGGTACAGAGCCGAAGTATTTTGATTATACATTCCATTCGGGGGAACAGATGCAGTTTTTTCTTCCGATGCTGGAGGATACTTCGCTCCAGCTCTGCCAGGAGGTTACCCCTAATACGGCGGAGAGCAAGCTAATGCAGTATATTGCTGTCTGGCGGGAGGATCATAAGGCGATCGTGCAGATCGGTATGGAGCCGGTGCGTCTTTTGGAGGCCATGAAGAAGAACGAGTTGTCTCATATTTTCAGTCTGATGACAACGGAGGAAGGGATCACGATCTTTGCATTGGATATGGAGACGGGAACCATAGCGGGAGCTACGGACAATGCAATCCTGGGTATGAGCGCCGGGGATCTGGGCCTGGACTTAAAAAGTCCCAGGCTGCAGGACGGGAAACAGAGCACGGAGATCGTCCTGAGGGGGGAAAAGAATTACTGCGTCACGGAAGCGATGAACCATATCCTGATCGGTGTCAGCGGTACCTACGATAAGCTTTATCAGAATGTCCCTGCCAATATGGGGCTGATCATTTTTAGCCTGAGCTTTCTTTCTCTGATCGTGATCTTTTTGATCCTGCGTATGCTGGATAAACTTATGATACAGGGGATCTACGGGATCATCGGCGGAACGAAGCGGATTGCCTCGGGGGATCTGGATTACCGGGTGGAGATAGAGCACACTCCGGAATTCGCCATGCTCAGCAGCAATTTAAACCATATGGTGGAAAGCCTCCTGGAGACCACGGGCAAGCTTTCTCTGGTGTTTGAGAGCGTGGACATACCGGTAGCGGTTTATGAGTACAACCAGGATATGAGACGTGTTATGGCAACCAGCAAGGCCGGAGAGATCCTGAATATGGGGCCGGAGGAGCTGAAGATCGTGCTGGCGGACCGGGAACGTTTCTCGGCAAAGATTGAGGAGATCTGCGGGCGGGCGTATGCACCGGAACGGGATGTGTATCTGATCGGGAATGAGGAGAAGCCGGACCGGTATGTAAAGATCAAGTCTTATGAGGAAGAGCACAGAACTCTGGGGATCCTTGTAGATGTGACAGCGGAGATCCTGGAAAAACAGAAGATCGAGTGGGAACGGGATGTGGATCTTCTTACCAGGTTATTTACCCGGCGAGCCCTGTTTAGCAGGCTGGATGCCCTGCTTCAGGAACCGGAGGAGATGAAGACGGCAGCGCTTCTGATGACAGATCTGGACAATCTAAAATATGTCAATGACCATTGGGGGCATGCGTTTGGAGACAGGCTGCTTAAAACTGTGGCCAGGCTGCTGATGGACTGTGAGGCGCCGAACAAACTGGCGGCCAGACTGAGCGGGGATGAGTTTGTGCTGGTCATTTACGGTGCGGATTCCCAGGCGGAGATAGAGGGGTATCTGAAGGATCTCCAGAAACGCATACAGAAGGCGGAGCTTGTGACGCCTGACGGGGAACATATCAGAGTGAGCCTGTCCGGAGGATATCTGTTCTATCCGGAATATACGGGCAGCAGCCGGGAACTTTTAAAGATGGCGGACACAGCCATGTATCAGGTGAAGAAAACTACAAAGGGGGAGTTCTCCAGATACCGGGAGGCAGATGGAAACTGA